The following are encoded in a window of Dehalobacter sp. 12DCB1 genomic DNA:
- a CDS encoding glycosyltransferase: MSINVLHLIGGGEIGGAEQNVLNLLKNLDRQNVNPFLGCLAKGSVLASCAQSFGIPSEIFPMLFPFDLSPLPTIIAFCRKHKIALIHAHGTRGNLLGRIVARLTKIPCISTIHSLPEYDYPSSLKGRISLWVDNLTLPWSAGIIAVSVSLSQSAAIRLNRKGLTLPVNVIYNGSEIFTFTQPDQMLKTFREQWSIPDHCLVIGTIGRLHPVKGQSYLIEAMKLLTTEIPNLHLLIIGEGPLHDQLTEQLKLSGLPFTLTGYLPSAWQALPAMDLFVFPSLSEGMGLVLLEAAQAGIPIIASKVGGIPELLEDHKEALLVPPADPAALALACSKVLKDRDFSAEMTARSRQKASLFSVEKMVQDTIAFYEKIMKN; this comes from the coding sequence ATGTCGATTAATGTTCTTCATCTGATTGGGGGCGGCGAGATCGGGGGGGCTGAGCAGAACGTTCTGAATCTTCTGAAAAATCTGGACAGGCAAAACGTGAATCCTTTTTTGGGATGTCTGGCCAAGGGCTCTGTGCTGGCATCATGCGCACAGTCTTTCGGCATCCCATCTGAAATATTCCCCATGCTGTTCCCTTTTGACCTCTCCCCTTTGCCTACCATTATTGCTTTCTGCCGCAAACATAAGATTGCGTTAATCCATGCCCATGGCACAAGGGGTAACCTTCTGGGGCGGATCGTCGCGAGACTCACCAAAATTCCCTGCATTTCAACCATCCACAGCCTGCCGGAATACGATTATCCGTCTTCCCTCAAAGGCAGGATTTCTCTCTGGGTCGATAACCTCACCCTGCCCTGGTCTGCCGGTATTATTGCGGTATCCGTCAGTCTTAGCCAATCCGCCGCCATCCGGCTGAACAGGAAAGGATTAACTTTGCCGGTAAACGTAATCTATAACGGTAGTGAAATATTTACATTCACGCAACCAGACCAAATGCTCAAGACCTTCCGTGAACAATGGTCAATCCCGGATCATTGTCTTGTTATCGGAACGATTGGTCGTCTGCACCCGGTGAAAGGACAATCTTATCTGATTGAAGCAATGAAATTGCTGACTACGGAAATCCCTAACCTTCACCTGCTCATCATTGGTGAAGGCCCCCTTCATGATCAACTAACCGAACAGCTGAAGCTTTCCGGACTTCCATTTACGCTGACCGGCTACCTGCCTTCAGCCTGGCAGGCCCTGCCGGCGATGGATCTGTTTGTATTTCCTTCCCTGAGCGAAGGAATGGGACTGGTTTTACTGGAAGCCGCTCAAGCCGGAATCCCGATTATAGCTTCCAAGGTCGGCGGGATCCCTGAACTTCTGGAAGACCACAAAGAAGCCCTGCTCGTTCCACCGGCTGACCCTGCGGCGCTGGCGCTGGCCTGCAGCAAGGTGCTCAAGGACAGGGATTTTTCTGCCGAAATGACTGCGAGATCCAGGCAAAAAGCAAGCCTCTTTTCCGTTGAAAAAATGGTTCAGGATACGATAGCTTTTTATGAGAAAATAATGAAAAATTAA
- the prfB gene encoding peptide chain release factor 2 (programmed frameshift), which yields MLTDWKKEIENLKMRLADLRVSLDVAGRQIKIAKLEDELNKPGFWDDPSAAQKVMQELTREKDKVTVHQQLQEQIEDIAGLWELAVEEDDISLEPEIENTIVELKNTFADLELEILLSGPYDRNNAIITLHSGAGGTESQDWVQMLYRMYVRWGERRGFKVETLDLLPGEEAGIKSATFSLAGENAYGYTKCEKGVHRLVRISPFDASGRRHTSFASVDVIPEVTDDTEITIDAEDLKVDTYRSGGAGGQHVNKTDSAVRITHLPTGIIVQCQSERSQIQNRAYCMRVLQAKLLELKRKQQEEEISEVRGEQNDIAWGSQIRSYVFHPYSMVKDHRTSYETGNVNAVMDGEIDPFISTYLQHIVGQNK from the exons ATGCTCACCGATTGGAAGAAAGAAATTGAGAATCTAAAAATGCGTTTAGCAGATTTGAGGGTTTCTCTT GACGTTGCTGGCCGTCAGATAAAGATTGCCAAGCTTGAGGACGAACTCAACAAACCTGGCTTCTGGGATGACCCTTCTGCAGCGCAAAAGGTTATGCAGGAATTGACCCGAGAGAAGGATAAGGTTACGGTTCATCAACAGCTTCAGGAACAGATTGAGGACATTGCTGGGCTCTGGGAGCTGGCTGTAGAGGAAGACGATATCTCTTTGGAACCGGAAATTGAAAACACCATTGTTGAATTGAAAAACACGTTTGCTGATTTGGAGCTTGAGATCTTGCTCAGCGGGCCTTATGACCGTAATAATGCGATTATAACGTTGCATTCCGGTGCAGGCGGGACAGAATCCCAAGATTGGGTACAGATGCTGTACAGGATGTATGTACGCTGGGGTGAACGCCGGGGATTTAAAGTCGAGACGCTTGATCTTCTCCCGGGAGAAGAAGCAGGTATTAAAAGTGCGACATTTTCATTAGCCGGGGAAAATGCCTATGGCTATACCAAATGTGAGAAAGGGGTACACCGTCTGGTGCGTATCTCTCCTTTTGACGCCTCCGGACGGCGGCACACTTCCTTTGCCTCAGTCGATGTGATTCCCGAAGTCACTGATGATACGGAAATAACCATTGATGCTGAAGATTTAAAGGTGGACACGTACCGTTCAGGCGGAGCCGGCGGGCAGCATGTTAATAAAACGGACTCGGCAGTCCGGATCACCCATCTTCCTACCGGAATTATTGTTCAGTGTCAGAGCGAACGCTCACAGATTCAGAACAGGGCTTATTGCATGCGGGTTCTTCAGGCAAAGCTTTTAGAATTAAAGCGAAAACAACAGGAAGAGGAAATATCTGAGGTCCGTGGAGAGCAAAATGATATTGCCTGGGGGAGCCAGATTCGGTCTTATGTCTTTCATCCATACAGCATGGTTAAAGACCATCGGACCAGCTATGAAACTGGGAATGTCAATGCGGTGATGGACGGGGAAATTGATCCATTCATTTCGACGTACCTTCAGCATATCGTCGGACAGAATAAATAA
- the secA gene encoding preprotein translocase subunit SecA — protein MGFLKNLIDDNARDIKKYQKKVDKINQLEPSIQVLSDDELRAKTVEFKERLEQGETLDDLLPEAFAVVREASKRVLGQRHYDVQLIGGMVLHDGRIAEMKTGEGKTLVATLPTYLNALTGLGVHVVTVNDYLATRDANWMGQVYNFLGLSVGLIVHGLTHEQRRTSYNADITYGTNNEFGFDYLRDNMSVNPAAVVQRELNYAIVDEVDSILIDEARTPLIISGEADKPTELYYRVAKVVPRLKPEEDYHVNEKDRVVTLTENGVSRVETMLGVDNLYDDLHNEVAHHVNQALKAHTLFKRDRDYVVKDGQVIIVDEFTGRLMFGRRYSEGLHQAIEAKENVKIERESQTLATITFQNFFRMFKKLGGMTGTAKTEEQEFINIYRLDVVEVPTNLPMVRQDLPDVIYRTEEGKFNAVVADIAEKNAKSQPVLVGTISIEKSEKLSDMLKKKGVPHQVLNAKFHELEAQIVAKAGEPGMVTIATNMAGRGTDIVLGEGVKELGGLHIIGTERHESRRIDNQLRGRSGRQGDPGSSQFYISLDDDLMRLFGGDNIAGLMDKLGMDDSVPVESRIVSRSIETAQKRVEGRNFDIRKHVLNYDDVMNKQREIIYSQRRSVLTGENLKEQVMEMIEKVIADTIARYSGNSPYPEEWDMVSFLDYVDNVILPDHEFTPEQIGNLAKEEVEELLIDGIHELYESREAQYGSELMRQIERAVVLQVVDTRWKEHLDAMDSLREGIGLRAYGQRDPLLEYKNEAFDMFQGMVESIQEDVATYILRVTPRITTQVPEQAQKVSENRYEEEQEHIKKPRKIGEQIGRNDPCPCGSGKKYKKCCGINS, from the coding sequence ATGGGTTTTTTAAAAAATTTGATTGATGACAACGCCAGAGATATAAAAAAGTACCAAAAGAAAGTTGATAAAATCAATCAGCTGGAACCATCTATACAGGTGCTCTCTGATGATGAACTCAGAGCAAAAACAGTAGAATTCAAGGAAAGACTGGAACAGGGCGAGACATTGGATGATCTTTTGCCGGAAGCCTTTGCAGTCGTCAGGGAGGCTTCAAAAAGAGTTCTCGGACAGCGGCACTATGATGTTCAGCTTATCGGCGGAATGGTCCTTCACGATGGAAGAATCGCTGAAATGAAGACAGGGGAAGGCAAAACGCTGGTTGCAACCTTGCCTACGTATCTAAATGCCTTAACCGGGCTGGGTGTCCATGTTGTGACGGTTAACGATTATCTGGCTACCCGTGATGCCAACTGGATGGGACAGGTTTATAACTTCCTTGGTTTATCCGTTGGTTTGATCGTGCATGGTCTTACGCACGAACAACGGCGGACTAGCTATAATGCCGACATTACGTATGGCACGAATAATGAATTCGGATTCGACTATCTAAGAGATAATATGTCCGTCAATCCTGCCGCTGTCGTCCAACGGGAGCTCAATTATGCCATTGTGGACGAAGTTGACTCGATTCTGATCGATGAAGCCAGGACACCACTGATTATTTCCGGAGAAGCTGATAAACCTACAGAGCTGTATTACCGAGTTGCAAAGGTTGTCCCCCGCCTTAAACCGGAGGAAGACTATCATGTTAATGAAAAAGACAGAGTTGTAACATTGACGGAGAATGGGGTATCCAGGGTTGAAACCATGCTTGGGGTGGATAACTTATACGATGACCTGCACAATGAAGTTGCGCATCACGTCAATCAGGCTTTGAAAGCGCATACCCTGTTCAAGCGTGACCGCGACTATGTGGTGAAGGATGGCCAGGTTATTATTGTTGATGAATTTACAGGCCGCTTAATGTTTGGACGCAGATACAGCGAGGGACTTCATCAAGCGATTGAAGCCAAGGAAAACGTCAAGATTGAGAGAGAGTCTCAGACGCTGGCAACCATTACGTTTCAAAACTTTTTTCGGATGTTTAAGAAACTTGGCGGCATGACTGGTACCGCGAAAACGGAAGAACAAGAATTTATTAATATTTACAGGTTGGACGTCGTAGAAGTGCCGACAAATCTTCCAATGGTCAGACAGGATCTGCCTGATGTTATCTACAGGACGGAAGAGGGCAAGTTTAACGCCGTAGTTGCGGACATTGCGGAGAAGAATGCCAAGAGTCAGCCAGTACTTGTTGGAACGATTTCCATTGAAAAATCCGAGAAGCTCAGCGACATGCTAAAAAAGAAAGGTGTTCCGCACCAGGTGCTAAATGCTAAGTTTCATGAACTGGAAGCCCAGATCGTCGCCAAGGCGGGGGAACCGGGTATGGTAACCATTGCAACCAATATGGCAGGCAGAGGAACAGATATTGTTCTTGGGGAAGGCGTCAAAGAACTTGGCGGATTGCATATTATCGGAACGGAAAGGCATGAATCCCGCCGGATTGATAATCAGCTGCGGGGACGTTCCGGACGTCAGGGTGACCCGGGATCTTCCCAGTTCTATATTTCGCTTGATGATGATTTGATGCGGCTTTTCGGTGGCGACAATATTGCAGGACTGATGGACAAACTCGGGATGGATGATAGTGTTCCTGTCGAATCCAGAATTGTGAGCCGCAGTATTGAAACAGCCCAAAAGAGAGTCGAAGGCAGAAACTTTGACATCCGTAAACACGTGCTGAATTATGACGATGTCATGAACAAGCAGCGTGAGATTATCTACTCACAGCGCAGATCCGTTCTTACAGGAGAAAACCTTAAGGAACAGGTAATGGAAATGATTGAAAAAGTCATTGCTGATACCATTGCACGTTACAGCGGAAACAGTCCGTATCCGGAAGAATGGGATATGGTCAGTTTCCTAGATTATGTCGACAATGTTATTTTACCTGATCATGAATTTACACCTGAACAGATTGGTAATTTAGCTAAAGAAGAAGTTGAAGAGCTATTGATTGACGGTATACATGAATTATATGAGAGCAGAGAAGCCCAGTACGGTTCAGAGCTTATGCGCCAAATTGAAAGAGCAGTAGTCCTTCAGGTTGTAGATACCCGTTGGAAGGAACACCTTGATGCGATGGACAGCCTTCGGGAGGGGATTGGTTTAAGAGCTTACGGACAGCGTGATCCGCTCCTTGAATACAAGAATGAAGCTTTTGATATGTTTCAGGGCATGGTAGAATCCATCCAGGAGGACGTCGCTACTTATATCCTGAGAGTAACGCCTCGGATTACAACGCAGGTCCCTGAACAGGCACAAAAGGTCTCAGAGAACCGTTATGAGGAAGAACAGGAACATATCAAAAAGCCCCGTAAAATCGGGGAGCAGATTGGCCGGAATGATCCCTGTCCTTGCGGAAGCGGGAAGAAATATAAAAAATGTTGCGGAATCAACAGCTAA
- a CDS encoding DEAD/DEAH box helicase family protein, whose protein sequence is MLFYILAKDNEEFCFSPLPSAGLILGGWTRYLSPGLPLEKLLAITAELPDKKPTVQPVSAQPATPPFSPVLPSAPVINRDFENKLAQKLTKRMKKENMGVREKVWWQNISREALPEAFNIEVLQNETIYQKFLRMAEGRQLAENEFWIVEKELGVSTKELLGFMQKAVQSGNAAWLPIFEQVRSTYFCRRCGSSHYEEWPSLYGDTYTCLDCREIGPLNSLQILFRLHSVDVVGQTQMDTDKCEPDQTVRNYSLEFTFAQEKTAGELWQQVHRQKAKETLLWAACGAGKTEVCFPLIDSFLRQNKKVLFAAPRQDVVHDVQPRLQKNFLEYNIKILSGALPQDMEPSKLTVATTHQVLRFYQAFHLIILDETDAYPYEGSSVLEYGIRQALRPDGQIICLTATPSAKILSRVKSRECTIVRLPARHHGFPVPVPEWQKNRLTGDRSVVKLKKILLELITDGPILVFVPTVALVKEWTGVLKTAFGDLCVEGSWSSDAARRKKTVLFRQGDIDIFVCTSILERGITIKGVQVAVLFADHALYDARALVQMAGRTGRSAECPVGRAVFIYAKQTRAMIEANRWIQDQNRLAEEWGCLNG, encoded by the coding sequence GTGCTTTTCTACATTTTAGCCAAAGACAATGAAGAATTCTGTTTTTCTCCACTGCCTTCTGCGGGCCTGATCCTGGGAGGGTGGACAAGGTATTTGAGCCCTGGGTTGCCGTTAGAAAAGCTGCTGGCCATCACAGCAGAGCTGCCTGATAAAAAACCAACAGTGCAACCAGTAAGCGCCCAACCAGCCACGCCGCCATTTTCACCGGTGCTGCCATCAGCACCAGTCATAAACAGGGACTTTGAAAATAAGCTTGCCCAAAAGCTAACAAAGCGTATGAAAAAAGAAAATATGGGTGTTCGAGAGAAGGTTTGGTGGCAGAATATTAGCCGGGAGGCCTTGCCGGAGGCATTCAATATTGAAGTACTGCAGAATGAAACCATATACCAAAAATTCCTAAGAATGGCGGAGGGCAGGCAGCTTGCCGAGAATGAGTTTTGGATTGTGGAGAAGGAGCTCGGCGTTAGTACGAAGGAACTTCTGGGCTTCATGCAAAAAGCTGTGCAGAGTGGAAATGCAGCGTGGCTGCCGATTTTTGAACAGGTTCGATCCACGTATTTCTGCCGGCGCTGCGGAAGCAGTCATTATGAAGAATGGCCATCACTGTATGGCGATACATATACCTGCCTTGACTGTCGGGAAATTGGACCGCTCAATTCTCTGCAAATTCTTTTTAGGCTTCATTCCGTCGATGTTGTGGGTCAAACACAGATGGATACGGATAAGTGTGAACCAGATCAAACTGTCCGGAATTATAGTCTGGAATTTACTTTTGCGCAGGAAAAGACAGCCGGAGAGCTTTGGCAGCAGGTGCACCGGCAAAAAGCAAAAGAAACGCTGCTTTGGGCCGCTTGCGGTGCTGGAAAAACAGAGGTTTGTTTCCCTTTAATCGACAGTTTTTTGCGTCAAAATAAGAAGGTTCTTTTTGCGGCACCTAGACAGGACGTTGTGCATGATGTCCAGCCTCGTTTGCAGAAAAATTTTTTGGAATACAATATCAAAATTCTAAGTGGAGCGCTGCCGCAGGATATGGAGCCCTCAAAGCTAACCGTCGCAACAACGCATCAGGTTCTGAGATTCTATCAGGCTTTTCACTTGATTATTCTTGATGAGACTGACGCCTATCCGTATGAAGGAAGCAGCGTCCTGGAATATGGAATCAGACAGGCGTTAAGGCCAGATGGGCAAATTATCTGTCTGACAGCGACACCATCTGCAAAAATTCTATCACGGGTCAAGAGCCGGGAATGCACGATTGTCAGACTCCCTGCTAGACATCATGGCTTTCCTGTTCCGGTCCCTGAATGGCAAAAAAATAGATTGACCGGGGATCGTTCGGTGGTTAAATTAAAAAAAATATTGCTGGAATTAATTACGGACGGTCCGATTCTGGTCTTTGTCCCCACAGTTGCGTTGGTTAAAGAATGGACGGGTGTGCTGAAAACAGCTTTTGGCGATCTGTGCGTGGAGGGAAGCTGGAGCTCAGATGCTGCAAGGAGAAAAAAAACCGTACTTTTCAGGCAGGGCGATATTGATATTTTTGTCTGTACATCCATTTTAGAAAGAGGCATAACCATCAAAGGTGTACAGGTTGCAGTTTTATTTGCGGATCATGCCCTCTATGATGCGAGGGCTTTGGTCCAGATGGCCGGCAGAACGGGCCGGAGTGCAGAATGTCCGGTTGGAAGAGCTGTTTTTATTTATGCCAAACAAACCCGGGCCATGATCGAGGCCAATCGCTGGATTCAGGACCAGAATAGGCTAGCTGAAGAATGGGGCTGTCTGAATGGTTGA
- a CDS encoding ComF family protein produces the protein MVDLFSKLKENAALLWYEKTAYCLLCGNVSAEPVCLICQQTYFFPDLPRCDSCGKILAETKTRCRNCETGKGPKRLDKVTCLGHYKGAWKELVQQIKYKGQPYLLASLAEMIIPWVIRSLPPPDLVIPVPMHRDRLAQRGFNQAEVLASIISRQLVIPYQNLLDRMKDTIPQTTLGRRQRLRNLRDAFSVKPDYSDLREIVWLIDDVVTTGSTLEECAGVLKKNGVKKVYAFCLGAGKEE, from the coding sequence ATGGTTGATCTATTCTCGAAACTTAAAGAAAACGCAGCGCTTTTGTGGTATGAAAAGACAGCGTATTGTCTGCTTTGCGGCAATGTATCAGCCGAACCGGTCTGTCTGATTTGTCAGCAGACCTACTTCTTTCCGGATTTGCCTCGCTGCGATTCTTGCGGCAAAATTCTTGCCGAGACCAAAACACGTTGCCGAAATTGTGAAACAGGAAAAGGCCCGAAAAGATTGGATAAGGTAACCTGCCTGGGTCATTACAAAGGTGCCTGGAAAGAACTGGTCCAGCAAATTAAATATAAGGGACAGCCATATTTGCTGGCGTCTCTGGCAGAAATGATCATACCATGGGTAATCCGCAGCTTGCCGCCTCCTGACCTAGTGATTCCGGTACCGATGCATCGGGACAGGCTGGCTCAAAGAGGATTCAATCAAGCAGAGGTGCTGGCCTCAATCATCAGTAGACAGCTGGTAATTCCCTATCAGAATCTGCTTGACCGAATGAAGGATACAATTCCTCAGACTACACTTGGACGCAGACAAAGGCTACGGAACCTCCGGGACGCCTTCTCAGTTAAACCCGATTACAGTGATCTCAGGGAAATTGTCTGGCTGATTGATGATGTGGTGACAACAGGCTCAACACTCGAAGAATGCGCCGGGGTACTAAAAAAGAATGGGGTAAAAAAGGTCTATGCTTTTTGTCTTGGCGCGGGTAAAGAAGAATAA
- the raiA gene encoding ribosome-associated translation inhibitor RaiA, translating into MNINVRGKQMKITDALKDYVEKRVRKLEKYSDDFLDIQVMLSVEKERQKVEVTAPLNGFLLRGEEETDDMYSSIDLVVDKLERQMEKYRKRIGKKRIKSAKEEPSYILDDDEEIFDNNSIVKTKKFSAKLMSIDEAVMQMDLIGHNFFVFANADTEQINIVYRRKHGGYGLLEPEY; encoded by the coding sequence ATGAATATCAATGTTCGAGGCAAGCAAATGAAAATAACGGACGCGCTGAAGGATTATGTTGAAAAAAGAGTCCGTAAGCTGGAGAAGTACTCCGATGATTTTCTCGATATTCAAGTCATGCTGTCCGTAGAAAAAGAACGTCAAAAAGTTGAGGTTACTGCCCCGCTGAACGGATTTCTCCTGAGAGGTGAGGAAGAAACAGATGATATGTATTCCTCCATCGACCTGGTAGTGGATAAGCTGGAACGCCAAATGGAAAAATACCGCAAGCGTATTGGGAAAAAGAGAATAAAATCCGCGAAGGAGGAGCCGAGCTATATCCTCGATGATGATGAAGAAATCTTTGATAATAATAGCATTGTAAAAACGAAAAAGTTTTCAGCTAAGCTTATGTCGATTGACGAAGCAGTGATGCAGATGGACCTGATCGGACATAATTTTTTCGTATTTGCCAATGCAGATACGGAGCAGATAAATATTGTTTACCGGCGCAAACACGGCGGTTATGGCTTACTGGAGCCGGAATACTAA
- a CDS encoding transketolase has protein sequence MSHLKKIACRIRQDIIEMLLKAKSGHPGGSLSAADILAVLYFRIMNIDPANPGWSERDRFVLSKGHAAPVLYAALAEKGYFSREELQHLRQTGHFLQGHPDMKKVPGVDMSTGSLGQGISAAVGMALAGKMDQKTYKVYCLVGDGEMNEGLVWEAAMAAAHYQLDNLIGILDFNGLQIDGATEKVMNSSPLADKWRAFGWNVLEINGHDIQALTDTLEAAKQVQGKPTMIIAKTIKGKGVSFMENQAGWHGNAPSPDQAEAALAELRGEN, from the coding sequence ATGTCACATTTAAAAAAAATCGCTTGCAGAATACGTCAGGACATCATCGAAATGCTGCTAAAAGCTAAATCAGGCCATCCTGGCGGCAGCCTTTCGGCCGCAGATATCCTTGCTGTCTTATATTTCCGAATCATGAATATTGATCCGGCCAATCCTGGATGGTCCGAGCGGGATCGTTTCGTGCTCAGTAAAGGGCATGCTGCCCCGGTACTATATGCAGCCTTGGCGGAGAAAGGATATTTTTCGCGCGAAGAACTGCAGCATCTTCGGCAGACCGGGCACTTTCTTCAGGGGCACCCGGATATGAAAAAGGTCCCGGGAGTCGATATGTCCACAGGTTCTCTGGGACAGGGTATTTCAGCGGCAGTCGGTATGGCCCTAGCCGGCAAAATGGATCAAAAAACCTACAAAGTATATTGCCTCGTAGGTGATGGTGAAATGAATGAGGGTCTGGTTTGGGAAGCGGCAATGGCGGCAGCCCATTATCAGCTCGATAATTTGATTGGCATTCTCGACTTTAACGGGCTTCAAATTGACGGGGCAACGGAAAAAGTCATGAATTCTTCTCCACTTGCCGACAAATGGAGAGCCTTTGGATGGAATGTTTTGGAGATTAATGGTCATGACATTCAAGCACTGACGGATACCCTGGAAGCAGCGAAACAAGTGCAGGGCAAACCGACAATGATTATCGCCAAAACCATTAAAGGAAAAGGGGTATCCTTTATGGAAAACCAGGCGGGCTGGCATGGAAATGCACCCAGTCCTGATCAAGCGGAAGCAGCCCTGGCTGAACTGAGAGGTGAAAACTAA